A genome region from Corynebacterium uberis includes the following:
- the rpsJ gene encoding 30S ribosomal protein S10 gives MAGQKIRIRLKAYDHEAIDASARKIVETVTRTGARVVGPVPLPTEKNVYAVIRSPHKYKDSREHFEMRTHKRLIDILDPTPKTVDALMRIDLPASVDVNIQ, from the coding sequence GTGGCGGGACAAAAGATCCGCATTCGGCTCAAGGCCTATGACCATGAGGCGATCGACGCGTCGGCACGCAAGATCGTCGAGACCGTCACCCGCACGGGTGCACGCGTCGTCGGCCCTGTGCCGCTGCCCACCGAAAAGAACGTGTACGCCGTTATTCGTTCTCCCCACAAGTACAAGGACTCTCGCGAGCACTTCGAGATGCGCACGCACAAGCGCCTGATCGACATCCTCGACCCGACGCCGAAGACGGTTGACGCCCTCATGCGCATCGACCTGCCGGCCAGCGTCGATGTGAACATCCAGTGA
- the rplC gene encoding 50S ribosomal protein L3 — MSENEIKGILGTKLGMTQVFDEQNRVVPVTVVEAGPCVVTQIRTTETDGYNAIQIAYGEIDPRKVAKPQAGHYKKAGVTPRRHVTEIRMDDVSGYEVGQDITVEIFNDVEFVDVTGTTKGKGFAGGMKRHGFSGQGAAHGNQAAHRRVGGIGAAATPGRIFKGKRMAGRMGSDRVTTQNLKIQKVDAEANLLLIKGAIPGNRGGLVTVKTAVKGGAHA, encoded by the coding sequence ATGAGTGAAAACGAGATCAAGGGCATTCTGGGCACCAAGCTCGGCATGACCCAGGTCTTCGACGAGCAGAACCGGGTCGTCCCGGTCACCGTCGTGGAGGCCGGGCCGTGCGTGGTCACCCAGATCCGTACTACCGAAACCGATGGCTACAACGCCATCCAGATCGCCTACGGCGAGATTGACCCCCGCAAGGTGGCCAAGCCGCAGGCAGGACATTACAAGAAGGCCGGCGTGACCCCGCGCCGCCACGTCACCGAGATCCGCATGGATGACGTCTCCGGCTACGAAGTTGGCCAGGACATCACCGTCGAGATCTTCAACGACGTCGAGTTCGTGGACGTCACCGGCACCACCAAGGGCAAGGGCTTTGCCGGCGGCATGAAGCGCCACGGCTTCTCCGGCCAGGGTGCCGCCCACGGTAACCAGGCCGCCCACCGCCGCGTCGGTGGCATCGGCGCTGCCGCGACCCCCGGTCGCATCTTCAAGGGCAAGCGCATGGCTGGCCGCATGGGTTCTGACCGTGTGACCACCCAGAACCTCAAGATCCAGAAGGTTGACGCTGAGGCCAACCTGTTGCTGATCAAGGGTGCAATCCCCGGCAACCGTGGCGGCCTTGTCACCGTTAAGACCGCAGTGAAGGGCGGTGCACACGCATGA
- the rplD gene encoding 50S ribosomal protein L4, giving the protein MSNLKLDVLTADGKTNGQVELPEEIFDREASVALMHQVVTAQLAAKRQGTHATKTRGMVRGGGKKPFRQKGTGRARQGSIRAPHFTGGGIVHGPQPRDYSQRTPKKMKAAALRGALTNRAANERIHVIEELVPGQKPSTKSARAFIERITDRKRVLLVVGAEDLNAQRSANNLPNVHILVPEQLNTYDVLNSDDVVFSVEALHTFINRANGADKEDN; this is encoded by the coding sequence ATGAGCAATCTGAAGTTGGACGTCCTCACCGCGGACGGCAAGACCAACGGCCAGGTTGAGCTCCCGGAGGAGATCTTCGACCGCGAGGCATCTGTTGCTTTGATGCACCAGGTTGTCACCGCGCAGCTGGCTGCCAAGCGCCAGGGCACCCACGCCACCAAGACGCGTGGCATGGTCCGTGGCGGCGGCAAGAAGCCGTTCCGTCAGAAGGGCACCGGCCGCGCCCGCCAGGGCTCGATCCGCGCGCCGCACTTCACCGGCGGCGGCATCGTTCACGGCCCGCAGCCGCGTGACTACTCGCAGCGCACCCCCAAGAAGATGAAGGCTGCCGCCCTGCGTGGCGCCCTGACCAACCGTGCTGCCAACGAGCGCATCCACGTCATTGAAGAGCTCGTCCCGGGCCAGAAGCCGTCCACCAAGTCGGCTCGCGCCTTCATCGAGCGCATCACTGACCGCAAGCGCGTGCTGCTCGTCGTCGGCGCGGAGGACCTGAACGCCCAGCGCAGCGCCAACAACCTGCCCAACGTTCACATCCTCGTCCCGGAGCAGCTCAACACCTATGACGTGCTCAACTCCGACGATGTTGTGTTCTCGGTCGAGGCCCTGCACACCTTCATCAACCGCGCCAACGGTGCGGACAAGGAGGACAACTAA
- the rplW gene encoding 50S ribosomal protein L23, protein MAKIYNPRDIILAPVVSEKSYGLMEQNTYTFYVAKDSNKTQIKQAIEDIFGVDVASVNTVNREGKRKRTRTGFGRRKATKRAYVTLREGSDSIDIFGGATA, encoded by the coding sequence ATGGCTAAGATCTACAACCCGCGCGACATCATCCTCGCGCCTGTGGTCTCTGAGAAGTCCTACGGCCTCATGGAGCAGAACACCTACACGTTCTACGTGGCCAAGGACTCCAACAAGACCCAGATCAAGCAGGCGATCGAGGACATCTTTGGTGTCGACGTCGCCTCCGTGAACACCGTCAACCGCGAGGGCAAGCGCAAGCGCACGCGCACTGGTTTCGGCCGCCGCAAGGCCACCAAGCGTGCCTACGTCACCCTGCGCGAGGGCAGCGACTCCATCGACATCTTCGGCGGCGCGACCGCTTAA
- the rplB gene encoding 50S ribosomal protein L2 has protein sequence MAIRKYKPTTPGRRQSSVSMFEEITRSTPEKSLLRPLHKTGGRNTHGHITTRHKGGGHKRRYRVIDFRRADKDGVPAKVAHIEYDPNRTANIALLHYYDGEKRYIIAPKGLKQGTVVEAGPNADIKVGNNLPLRNIPTGTTIHGVELKPGAGAKLARSAGASIQLLGKEGSYAVLRMPSSEIRRVDIRCRATVGEVGNADQINIRWGKAGRMRWKGVRPTVRGVVMNPVDHPHGGGEGKTSGGRHPVSPWGQKEGRTRNPNRYSNNMIVRRRRSKKR, from the coding sequence ATGGCTATTCGCAAGTACAAGCCGACAACTCCGGGTCGCCGCCAGAGCTCCGTTTCCATGTTCGAAGAGATCACTCGTTCGACGCCGGAAAAGAGCCTGCTGCGCCCGCTGCACAAGACCGGCGGCCGTAACACCCACGGCCACATCACCACTCGTCACAAGGGCGGCGGACACAAGCGTCGTTACCGCGTGATCGACTTCCGCCGCGCCGACAAAGACGGCGTGCCGGCCAAGGTCGCGCACATCGAGTATGACCCGAACCGCACCGCGAACATCGCGCTGCTGCACTACTACGACGGCGAGAAGCGCTACATCATCGCCCCCAAGGGCCTGAAGCAGGGCACCGTCGTGGAGGCCGGCCCCAACGCCGACATCAAGGTGGGCAACAACCTGCCGCTGCGCAACATCCCCACCGGTACCACCATCCACGGTGTGGAACTCAAGCCCGGTGCCGGCGCCAAGCTGGCCCGCTCGGCTGGCGCGTCCATCCAGCTCCTCGGTAAGGAAGGCTCCTACGCCGTGCTGCGTATGCCCTCCTCCGAGATCCGCCGCGTGGACATCCGCTGCCGCGCCACCGTGGGTGAGGTTGGCAACGCCGACCAGATCAACATCCGCTGGGGCAAGGCCGGCCGCATGCGCTGGAAGGGCGTGCGCCCGACCGTCCGTGGTGTTGTGATGAACCCGGTCGACCACCCGCACGGTGGTGGTGAGGGTAAGACCTCGGGTGGCCGCCACCCGGTCAGCCCGTGGGGCCAGAAGGAAGGCCGCACCCGCAACCCGAACCGATACTCCAACAACATGATCGTGCGTCGCCGCCGGTCCAAGAAGCGCTAA
- the rpsS gene encoding 30S ribosomal protein S19 produces MPRSLKKGPFVDEHLLNKVDAQNEKGTKQVIKTWSRRSTILPDFIGHTFAVHDGRKHVPVFVDDSMVGHKLGEFAPTKTFKGHVKDDKKGRR; encoded by the coding sequence ATGCCACGCAGCCTGAAGAAGGGCCCGTTCGTCGATGAGCACCTCCTCAACAAGGTCGATGCTCAGAACGAAAAGGGCACCAAGCAGGTCATCAAGACCTGGTCGCGCCGTTCTACCATCCTGCCCGACTTCATCGGTCACACCTTCGCCGTCCACGACGGCCGCAAGCATGTGCCGGTGTTCGTCGACGACTCGATGGTCGGACACAAGCTGGGCGAGTTCGCCCCCACCAAGACCTTCAAGGGTCACGTCAAGGACGACAAGAAGGGACGTCGATAA
- the rplV gene encoding 50S ribosomal protein L22 has translation MSDTITSARATARYVRVTPMKARRVIDLVRGKSVSEALAILKYAPQGAAKPVAKVVASAAANAENNFGLDRRTLVISEAYADEGPTMRRFQPRAQGRAYQIRKRTSHITVVVESQKEGAK, from the coding sequence ATGAGTGACACCATCACCTCCGCACGCGCCACCGCGCGCTACGTTCGCGTCACCCCGATGAAGGCCCGCCGCGTCATCGACCTGGTCCGCGGTAAGTCCGTCTCCGAGGCCCTGGCCATCCTGAAGTACGCCCCCCAGGGCGCCGCCAAGCCGGTGGCCAAGGTCGTCGCCTCGGCAGCCGCGAACGCCGAAAACAACTTCGGCCTGGACCGCCGCACGCTGGTCATCTCCGAGGCATACGCCGACGAGGGCCCCACCATGCGCCGCTTCCAGCCGCGCGCCCAGGGCCGTGCCTACCAGATCCGCAAGCGCACCAGCCACATCACCGTGGTTGTTGAGAGCCAGAAGGAAGGGGCCAAGTAG
- the rpsC gene encoding 30S ribosomal protein S3, producing MGQKIHPHGLRLGITSDWKSHWYADKNYKDYVAEDIKIREFLSKGLERAGIADVVIERTRDRVRVDIHTARPGIVIGRRGSEADRIRRELEKLTGKQVALNILEVKNVDANAQLVAQNIADQLAGRVAFRRAMRKAIQSAMRQPQVKGIKVQCSGRLGGAEMSRTERYHEGRVPLHTLRAEIDYGFHEAHTTFGRIGVKVWIYKGDVVGGRRESEINAPSERRGRGDRGDRAGRPRRGGQRRQRAEKKQEG from the coding sequence GTGGGCCAGAAGATTCATCCCCACGGCCTCCGGCTGGGTATCACTTCCGACTGGAAGTCCCACTGGTACGCCGACAAGAACTACAAAGACTACGTCGCTGAAGACATCAAGATCCGCGAGTTCCTCTCCAAGGGACTCGAGCGCGCCGGCATTGCCGACGTCGTGATCGAGCGCACCCGCGACCGCGTCCGCGTGGACATCCACACCGCCCGGCCGGGCATCGTCATCGGCCGCCGCGGCTCCGAGGCTGACCGCATTCGCCGCGAGCTGGAAAAGCTCACCGGCAAGCAGGTTGCGCTCAACATCCTCGAGGTCAAGAACGTTGACGCCAACGCTCAGCTCGTCGCGCAGAACATCGCCGACCAGCTCGCCGGCCGCGTCGCCTTCCGCCGCGCCATGCGCAAGGCCATTCAGTCCGCGATGCGCCAGCCGCAGGTCAAGGGCATCAAGGTGCAGTGCTCCGGGCGTCTCGGCGGTGCCGAAATGTCCCGCACCGAGCGCTACCACGAAGGCCGCGTTCCGCTGCACACGCTGCGCGCCGAAATCGACTACGGCTTCCACGAGGCCCACACCACCTTCGGGCGCATCGGCGTCAAGGTGTGGATCTACAAGGGCGACGTCGTCGGTGGCCGCCGCGAGAGCGAAATCAACGCACCGTCCGAGCGCCGCGGCCGCGGCGACCGTGGAGACCGCGCCGGTCGCCCGCGTCGTGGTGGGCAGCGTCGTCAGCGCGCTGAGAAGAAGCAGGAGGGCTAA
- the rplP gene encoding 50S ribosomal protein L16: MLIPKRVKYRRQHRPTRRGVSKGGNRITFGDYAIQALEPAYVTNRQIEAARIAINRHVKRGGKVWINIFPDRPLTQKPLGVRMGSGKGPVEKWVANVKPGRVLFEMSYPDRAVAVEALRRAGQKLPCKVRIIEKEDQF; encoded by the coding sequence GTGCTTATTCCTAAGCGTGTCAAGTACCGCCGCCAGCACCGCCCGACCCGTCGCGGCGTGTCCAAGGGTGGCAACCGCATCACCTTCGGTGACTACGCCATCCAGGCCCTCGAGCCGGCGTACGTGACCAACCGTCAGATCGAGGCCGCTCGTATTGCCATCAACCGCCACGTCAAGCGTGGTGGCAAGGTGTGGATCAACATCTTCCCGGACCGTCCCCTGACCCAGAAGCCGCTCGGCGTGCGTATGGGTTCCGGTAAGGGCCCCGTGGAGAAGTGGGTGGCCAACGTCAAGCCGGGCCGTGTCCTGTTCGAGATGAGCTACCCGGATCGCGCCGTCGCCGTTGAGGCCCTGCGCCGCGCCGGCCAGAAGCTGCCGTGCAAGGTCCGCATCATCGAAAAGGAGGACCAGTTCTAA
- the rpmC gene encoding 50S ribosomal protein L29 has protein sequence MATGTPAHEFRELSAEELTTRLTEAKEELFNLRFQKATGQLTNNRRLRTVKRDIARIYTVIRERELGLSVVPGAEA, from the coding sequence ATGGCTACCGGTACCCCCGCACACGAATTCCGCGAGCTGTCCGCCGAGGAACTGACCACGCGTCTGACCGAGGCCAAGGAAGAGCTGTTCAACCTGCGCTTCCAGAAGGCCACCGGCCAGCTGACCAACAACCGCCGACTGCGGACGGTCAAGCGCGACATCGCCCGTATCTACACCGTGATCCGCGAGCGCGAGCTGGGCCTGTCCGTCGTCCCGGGAGCTGAGGCTTAA
- the rpsQ gene encoding 30S ribosomal protein S17, with protein sequence MSEANVTKKEKGAQKVRIGYVVSDKMQKTIVVELEDRKRHALYGKTMRTNSKVKVHDEDEIAGVGDRVQIAETRPLSKDKHFRLVEIIEKAK encoded by the coding sequence ATGAGTGAGGCAAACGTGACCAAGAAGGAAAAGGGCGCGCAGAAGGTCCGCATCGGCTACGTGGTTTCTGACAAGATGCAGAAGACCATCGTCGTTGAGCTGGAAGACCGCAAGCGCCACGCCCTCTACGGCAAGACCATGCGCACCAACTCCAAGGTGAAGGTGCATGACGAAGACGAGATCGCCGGCGTTGGCGACCGCGTCCAGATCGCCGAGACCCGGCCGCTGTCCAAGGACAAGCACTTCCGTCTCGTCGAGATCATCGAGAAGGCCAAGTAA
- a CDS encoding lipase family alpha/beta hydrolase, translated as MKLRSRFACALAAVALAAPLATAAVPSVPGLPSVPGLPGVPPVAEGSSAPATVAPDAPTVLIIPGQSVGTLPYGPLANSLRTAGYNARILDLAGTDLRADAAAIAAEVTSIRATNPHARISLVGHSAGGMSAREYLVHGGGAGIIESYIAMGSPQYGSPGACVQQGLARDLCPGSDFLTALNAGDDTPGTTHYYSLRSAHEWADGRLDGGQCRITPLPLPLFGLGGGGLHHSLEPLQHEAIAAVITALGGTCAGDFVTEPDGAIRWQDTVFQDGL; from the coding sequence ATGAAACTCCGCTCGCGATTTGCCTGCGCACTCGCCGCAGTGGCGCTGGCCGCGCCGCTGGCTACGGCTGCTGTGCCTTCGGTGCCTGGGTTGCCTTCGGTGCCCGGGTTGCCTGGGGTGCCGCCGGTCGCGGAGGGCTCCTCCGCCCCCGCCACCGTGGCCCCCGACGCCCCCACCGTGCTCATCATCCCCGGCCAATCCGTAGGCACCCTGCCCTACGGCCCCCTAGCCAACTCCCTGCGCACCGCCGGCTACAACGCCCGCATCCTCGACCTCGCCGGCACCGACCTGCGTGCCGACGCCGCCGCCATCGCCGCCGAAGTCACCTCCATCCGGGCAACCAACCCCCACGCCCGCATCTCCCTGGTAGGCCACAGCGCAGGCGGCATGAGCGCCCGCGAATACCTCGTCCATGGCGGCGGGGCCGGGATCATTGAGTCCTACATCGCCATGGGCAGCCCCCAATACGGCAGCCCCGGCGCCTGCGTCCAACAAGGCCTCGCCCGCGACCTCTGCCCCGGCTCCGACTTCCTCACCGCCCTCAACGCGGGTGACGACACCCCCGGCACCACCCACTACTACTCCCTGCGCTCCGCCCACGAATGGGCCGACGGGCGTCTCGACGGCGGCCAATGCCGCATCACCCCCCTACCGCTGCCCCTGTTCGGCCTCGGCGGCGGCGGACTCCACCACTCCCTAGAACCCCTGCAACACGAGGCCATCGCCGCCGTGATCACCGCCCTAGGCGGCACCTGCGCCGGCGACTTTGTCACCGAGCCCGACGGCGCCATCCGCTGGCAAGACACCGTCTTCCAGGACGGCCTATAG